The genomic DNA GGATAGAGTATCTTCTGTAAAAATGGCAAATTGCTCCGATTTTTTTATGTAATATAAATATTGTTCTTTATCAGCTGTAATGACTTTTTGGTAAGATAAAATCCGGTAAAATTCGTCTGTTTTAAAATACACTTGATGCTCTTTTGAAAATGCGAGTGCTTCTAATATCGTTTTTTCACATTTTTCATAATCGCCACATGCTAGTAAAATGATGGCTTCATATAAACATAATTCAATATGTATAATAAGATCCATTTCTAAATGTTTCTCCTCATAATCATTTCTAATATTAGCTATAAGTTGTAAACATTCAGCATACTTTTTACGTGTGAATATCGCAAAAGATAATTTTAATTTTGTTTCCGTACTGTCACGGTATAACTTATATTTTTCAAAAATAGAAACAGCTTTTTCTACGTAAGATTCAATGTTGTAATCTTTCATAATCGCCGCAGCGGTTACAAATTGTTTATATAAACGAGCTGTATTTAAAGTAGAAGGTAGCTCTTTTTGAACGATAGGTAATAAAGCCTCATATACTTCATCACATTTATTTGCCTTTATTAGTTGTTCCATTTGTTGAATGAGTTCTGCAATTTCTATATCATCTTCTTCTAATAAAAAACTCGTTTCACATTCAAGTTTTTCTGCAATATATTGTAATGTTTTCATAGAAGGTGTAGCTTTTCCATTTTCGATTTGACTAAGCATGCTTTTTGTCAATTCGGAACCTGCCAGTGCTGTTTGAGTAAGCTTTTTTTCTTTTCGCAATGCCTTAATTTTTTCTCCGAGAGTTGCCATATTGTAGCTCCTTTATAATTAAAAAGTTAAATACAATTAAACTTTTTGTTGTAATAATTGGAAAGTTGATTATATAATAAGTTTAACACAATTTAACTTTTAAGGGGAGAGTGTCATAATGGAAGATGTAAGTATAGGTCAAACTGATTCAAGAATGAAGATTGCAACGAGAAATATCATTTTAATGATGATTGGAAAAATGACGTCTTTATTAGGAGCAGGTATTTATACGTTCGCAATGGGGTTATACGTACTAAAGACAACTGGTTCAGGAATGGGGTTTGCAATTACGCTCGTTTGTGGATCACTTCCAAGGATGATTTGTGGTCCGATTGCAGGTGCTGTAGCAGACCGTGTGAATCGAAAGTGGCTTGTCATTGGTACTGATTTATTAAGTAGTTTAACGATGCTTATTATGTTTATTCTTGCTACTATATTTGGACCATCACTTCTTTTTATTTATATTTCAGCAGCATTATTATCAATTTGTGCAAGTTTTTATTCTGTTGCATTAACATCGTCTATTCCGAGTTTAGTAGATGAGGGGCGTATTCAAAAAGCGAGTGCTTTAAATCAAACGGCAGCTTCTTTATCAAATATTTTAGGGCCGATTATTGGTGGAGTTGTATTTGGTTTCTTTTCAATTAAGTCGTTCTTTTTGTTAAATAGCATTACATTCTTTTTAGCGGTTATTTTGCAATTATTTATTGTGTTTGATTTATATAAAAAAGAAGTGGCTGAGAGTAAAGAGCATTTCTTGACGAGTATAAAAGAAGGTTTTTCATATGTAAAACGACAGCATGAAATATATAGCTTAATGAAAATAGCATTGTGGGTAAACTTTTTTGCTTGTGGGCTAACTGTTGCACTTCCATACATTATCGTCCATACATTGCATTTATCTTCAAAGCAACTCGGTACCGTAGAGGGAATGTTAGCAGTCGGGATGCTAATGGGTGCGATTGCTTTATCAGTGCGTAAAGAAGTGAATAATCCGTTTCGTTCTATTTATACTGGACTGTTTTTGTTTGCTGGTTTGAGTTTATGTACAGTATTCCCGTTGTTAGTTACCATTCCAAAAGTGACAAGTTTTATTTACTATATTGCTTTCATGATGTTAACTGGTATAGCAATTATGATTGTAAACATTCCGATGCAAGTACATATGCAAAAAACAACAGATCCGAGCTACTTAGGGCGAGTGTTTGGCCTACTTGAAACAATTGCTACTGCAATCGCACCACTCGGTATGATTGTATATGGATTATTATTAGATATGTTGCCAACTAGCATTGTTATGATGACAATAGGCGGAGGTTTATTGTTAGTTGTATTAGTTGGAGTAAAGCAACATATGGCGAAAAAACAAGTAGATGTGTCGGCTTAAAAATAAGAAAATAATAAAAATTTGACGTATCATTATAAAAATGACCAAATTAGTATTTTAGTTTTTGAAACTCTTTTTCATGTATGTTACAGTATAGTGAGCAGGCAAAGAAAAGGAGACAACAGCATGAAAAAATTAAGTTTTGTTATGCTTTTTCTATTAGTCGTAATGGCTGGATGTAGCAATTATGACACATATATTGAAACAGGTATGCAATCATTGAAAGATGAAAAATATAGTGATGCAACAATGTGGTTTGAAAAAGCAGAAAAAGAGAAATCAGGAAATGAAGCGAAATCATATAAAGAAGTTGCAGAGAGAATGGATTACGGAGCAACAGCATTAAAAGACGGTAAGTATTTAGAAGCGAAAGACATTGCAAATGAAGTGTTACAAAAGAAAAAAGACGATGCACTTGAAAAAGCTGTAACATCAAATGCAGAGAATTTGCTTCAAAAAGCAAAGGATGTAGAAAAGAAAGTGAATGAAAGAGTAGCAAAGCGGAGAAAAGTAGAAGAAGAAGGAATTGATAAACTCATTAAAGCTGTAGATAGTATAGATGATGTGAAAGAAAAAGAGAAAAAAGTTTCAGAAACATTAGATAAGGCTGAAGAGGCGCAAGCGAAAATTGAAGCGAAGAAAAATAAATAGAGTTATAGTTTAAAAGGCTGTCGTGTATAACGACAGCCTTTTAATTTTTTGTTGCATAAGAAGTGATGTTATGTAGTAAAAAAGAAATAATTTTAGAATTCCATCTGTCCTCATGATGAATCGTATAAATGTTACGTTGAAATTCAAATCCAGGGATAGGTATATAGCATAGTTCATTTCGTTGTACTTCTTGTTCAATAGCGAGTTTAGAAATAAAGGCAACTCCATTACCATATTTTAAAATTTGTTTCATCGTTTCTAATGAATCTAATTCAATTTCAGATTGGAATGTAATGTTATGAGCTAACATCCATTTTGTAAGTAAATCTCTCGTTGTAGATGGATTACGATGTAGTAATATTCGTTCCTTTTCGATATCTTGTAATGATACATTTTCTTTTTTTGAAAAATGATGTTCTTTGGAAAAGGCAAGAATAAGTGTATCAGGCATTACATTCGTCTGTTTTAAAAATGATTCATCAAACGGTGCTACGGAAATTACACCGAGATCAATTTCATGATTTTGTAGCATCGTTCGAATCTCAGGAGCTGTTTTTACCATAAGTGTTATTTTTATATTTGGAAATTCGCGTTGAAATTGATGAACAATTTCTGGTAAAAGATAAGTCGCTGGTACATAACTAGCGCCAATTGTTATAGCGCCTTTATGAAAATCTTTAAACTCTTGCGTGACCCGTCTAGCTTCTTTCATGAGTGCATCTATTTTACAAGCATAATGATGTAATGCCTCACCAGCCTCTGTTAAGAAATACCTTCCCGAACGTAATTCGAATAAAGATACACCGAGTTCCTCTTCTAGGCTTTTTATATGGAATGTAATAGTAGGTTGTTTAACACCTAGTTTTTCTGCAACGATCGTAAGCTTTTTGTATTTCTTAATAAGCACTACAATTTCCAATTTTAAGAGATTCATTATGAATTGCCGCCTTTTTTATTTTAACTATAGAAAAAATCTATAGAAATAAATAGTTTATTAGAAGTTTTTTAATTTAATCTTTACAGTACATTAACATTCAGTATAAATCTTCCATATAGAATGAAAGCAGGTTAATAGTGAGGGGAGAGAGGTGAAACGATGGACATTAAAATTATTGGATTAGAAAAGAATTTTGGAAAAACACAGGCGTTAAAACCGCTACAAATTGTTATGAAACAAGGTGAATTCACCACACTTTTAGGACCTTCGGGATGCGGGAAAACGACTTTACTTAGAATGATTGCAGGACTTGAAGAGCCAGATAAAGGTGAAATATATTTCGGAGATACGTGCATGTATTCTAGTGCAAAAAAAATAAAAACATCTCCTCATGAACGTAATATCGGTATGGTATTTCAAGATTTTGCTTTATGGCCACACATGACTGTATTTGAAAATGTCGCATTTGGTTTAAGGGCTACAAAGCAAACGAATCAATTACGGGAAAAAGTAGAAGATGCAATAAAGCGAGTTCGCTTACAAGGGATGGAGAAACGATATCCGCATGAACTCTCTGGCGGACAGCAGCAACGTGTCGCATTTGCTAGAGCGATTGTAACAAAGCCACATTTTATTTTGTTTGATGAACCGCTTAGTGCACTCGATGCAATTTTGCGAGAAGAAATGCGATTAGAGCTTATGGATATCGTTCATTCGATCGGTTTAACGGCATTGTATGTAACCCACGATCAAACAGAAGCTATGTCAATGTCAGACCAAATCATTGTCATGAAACAAGGAGAAGTATTACAAAAAGGAGCACCAGAAGACATTTATGTGAAGCCATCTCATGAATTTGTTGCAAAATTTGTTGGTAAGGCAAATTGGCTTGTAGAGGGTAAACAAATGGTTCGTCCAGAGCATGTGAGCTGGGCGAAAAATGAAGTGTGTGAAATGTATACAGGTGAAATTCAGCACGTTACATATGTAGGAGAACGTTATGAAGTGAAAGTAGACATGGGGACACTCGGTGTATGGACAGCTTATCACACTAGTAAGCTAAGCATCGGGAAACCAGTATCGTTATATGTACCGAAAAAATGTATTCATCATATAGGGGGAGAATCGTATGAAGAAATTCAGTTCGCTTAAGTCTTTATTTGTATGTACTTTACTGTTTTCTGCAGTAGTAACAGGGTGTAGCTCAAAGACAGGTAATGCAGATGCAAAAAGTAAAACTACTAATGAAAAGAAAATTGTTGTATATAGTGCAGGGCCAAAAGGATTAGCAGAAAAAATTCAAAAGGACTTTGAAAAGAAAACGGATATAAAAGTGGAAATGTTTCAAGGGACAACTGGAAAAATTTTAGCAAGAATGGAAGCTGAAAAGAAAAAACCAGTCGTTGACGTAGTGGTACTTGCTTCTTTACCAGCGATGGAAGGGTTAAAGAAAGATGGTCAAACGTTAGCTTATAAAGAAGCGAAACAAGCTGATAAGCTTCGTTCTGAATGGTCGGATGATAAAGGTCATTATTTCGGGTATAGTGCTTCGGCATTAGGAATTGTGTACAATACAAAAAATGTGAAGGCAGCACCTGAAGATTGGAGCGATATAACAAAAGGAGAATGGAAAGGGAAGGTGAATCTTCCAGATCCAGCACTTTCAGGTTCGGCTTTAGACTTTGTAACAGGATACGTGAAAAAGAATGGAAAAGATGGATGGAATTTATTTGAACAGCTTAAGAAAAATGAAGTTACAGTAGCGGGGGCAAACCAAGAAGCATTAGATCCAGTTGTAACAGGTGCAAAAGATATGGTCATTGCGGGTGTTGATTATATGACGTACAGTGCAAAGGCAAAGGGTGAACCAGTTGATATCGTATATCCAAAAAGCGGAACAGTCATTAGTCCACGCGCAGCAGGCATTATGAAAGATAGTAAAAATGTAGAAGGTGCAAAAGAGTTTATTGATTATTTATTATCAGATGATGTGCAAAAACAAATTTCTAAAGCATATTTATTGCCTGGTAGAACAGATATAAAAGCTGAAAATAGACCAAATGTGGAAGAGATTCCAGTATTAAATATTGATTGGAAAACAGTTGAGAAAGAACAAGATGAAATAGGAAAACAATTTAAGAAAGTATTTCAATAAGATGGTGATTACATGGTAAATCGATTCGTATCAGTAAGACAAGTTGGAATGACGGTAGCGTTGTTACTTGTGGCGATGTTAATCGTCATTCCGCTTTTTCTCATTTTACTTTCTAGTGTATATGAAAATAGTAGTTGGGATTTTTTAAAGCCTTTTGAAGTGATGCAGAGTGGTGGATTAGCTGGGATTTTTCTAAACTCGATGCTTCTCGGTGTACTTGTAGTAATAGGAGCAACCATCTTTGCATTTCCACTAGCTTTCATTATGAGCAAAACAGATGTTGGAAAGCATAGTAAGTTAGATATTGTTTTTATGATTCCATTTATGACTCCGCCGTATATTGGATCGATGGGCTGGATTTTGTTCATGCAACCGAACGGCTATTTCGAACAGTTTTTTCCGATGCTAAAGACGATATCATCCTCATTTTTTAGTTTAGGAGGTATGGTTTTAATTATGAGTCTGCATTTATTCCCATTCCTTTATTTCATGTTGAAAAACACGTTACTTCAGATTGGGAGTAGTAAAGAAGAAGCGGCAGCAGTTCATGGTGGAAGCTTTTTCTATCGTTTAAGAAAAATAATATTGCCGCTATTAGTATCAAGTTATGTAATGGGTGCTTTACTCATTTTCGTAAAGACGATTGCTGAATTTGGAACACCGGCTACATTCGGGCGGAGAATAGGCTTTCATGTGTTAACTTCAGAAATTCATAAATTTATTTCGAGTTGGCCAATTGATTTTAGTAGTGCAACAGCATTATCTTCTTTATTACTTAGTGCATGTATGCTCATTTGGTATATGCAAAATGTATTGAATCGAAAGTATTCATATGCAATGGTTAGTGGAAAAGGTGTGAAATCTAAAAGGTATACTTTGTCTATATTTGTGCGCGTTGTAGCATGGTTTTATGTAATTGGTTTATTAATCGTATCAATTGGAATCCCGTATTTTTCTATACTAATCGCATCATTATCGAAATTAAGAGGCGGCGGCTTACATGTAAATAACTTTACAACGAGTCATTATGAAGCACTATTTACAATTGGATCTCCAGGATTAGAAGCTTTATGGAACAGTTTTCTTTTTTCACTTATAACAGCGATTATTGCTGTTATGATTGGAGTGTTTTTGGCACTTATGATTCGAAAGGGGAAAAAGTCCTCTGAAAAATGGCTTGATATGTGCGGTATGTTACCGAATATGGTACCAGGAATCGTGATGGTTGTAGGGCTTATTTTATTTTGGAATTCTCCCTATATGCCCCTGCCAATTTATAATACACCAGTCATGGTAATCGTAACGTATGTTGTTCTTTTTTTACCTTATACAGTGCAGTATGTAAAAGCATCGCTCGGGCAAATCGATGATTCTCTCGTGCAGGCAGGAAGTATTTTTTCTGGAAATTATATTTATATTTTTAGAAAAATAATATTACCTCTTATTATCCCAGGTATTCTTGCCGGATGGGCGATGACATTTACAATCTCGATAAGGGAGTTAGTAGCATCGCTTCTCGTACTACCTCCATCAGTAGAAACGTCAGCAACATTTATTTTTGCTCAATTTGAACAAGGAGAAGTATCTATTGGAATGGCAATGGCTGTCGTTTCAGTTGGACTTACAACGCTATGTTTATTACTTCTGCAGCATATGGAGCAAAAACGAAAAGGGGTAGCATGATGAGGATAGAAGTATGGGGAGGAGCGGGAGAATACGGTCGTTCCTGCTATTTCGTAAAAAATAAAGAGACAAAAATATTATTTGATTGTGGTATTAATCGATCATATGAGGATAGTTATCCAAAAATAGAGCGGGAAGTTGTACCGTTTTTAGATGCAGTATTTTTATCACATATTCATGAAGATCATACGATGGGCTTACCTTTATTAGCGAAGTATGGATATAAGAAAAAAATCTGGACAACTCGTTATACGAAGGAGCAACTTCCCGCTTATTATGAAAAATGGAGAAACTACAATGTGACGCAAGGATGGAATGTACCTTATAACGACCAAAATGTGAAAGATTTAAATTATATATATGTTGATGAGATTAGTAATCCGAATGAATGGATACAGATTACTCCTACATTGCGGTTTCAATGGGGGTATAGTGGGCATGTATTAGGAGCTGTTTGGTTTTTAGTGGATATGAGTCATACATATGTATTTTATTCTGGCGATTATTCAGCAGAGTCTAACATACTACGAGCGAATTTACCTGAGAAATTGCGCGGCGATATAAAAGTTGCAATCGTAGATGCCGCGTATCACACTGATGATGTTTCGCAACATGAACGAGTAGACGAACTCTGTGCAGAAATTGAACGAGTTGCTCAAAAGAAGGGAAGAGCATTATTACCATTGCCACCGCTTGGGAGGGCGCAAGATATCGTATTGTATTTATATGAAAAATATAAAGGATTTCCCATTATAGTAGATCAAGAAATTTTGGATGGATTCGAAGAGATGATCGTATATAAAGATTGGATCAAAAATAATGAAGAACTTGAAGAGCTAGTGGAGAGTTTAAAAAGAAACGTAATAGTTATGGATGATGACATTGGTACGCAACATAGTTATGGAATAGTTGTAATGAGCGATGCGAATATGCAAACGGAACGAGCGCAGTTATATTATGAACAAATTCGGTATGAAGAACGAAATTCCATTATCTTTACTGGGCATGTTGCTAAAGGGAGTTTTGCAGAAAAAGTTTTGAAAGAACGTGCAGGTAAAGAATGTAGGGTGAAGCGAGTTCCATATAAAGTTCATCAAAGTATAAGAGATGTGAAAGAGATGTTAAATGCATTATTACCGGAACATACGGTGTTAGTACACGCTTTGAAAGAGGATACGGATCGATTACAGAAAAAGCTTAGCACGGCAGGGTATGAAAATGTATATTCACTTACTATGGAACGTATAGAAGTTATTTGAAATGTAAAGGGGATAGGTATATGAAAAAAGTATTTGTATTCGTGAGTATTTTCTTTTGTTGTTTCCTTTATAACGATAAGGAAGGGTTTGCTGTTAGTCCAATGACACCTAGTTTTGAAGTGAAGTTATTATTAAAGCCAGAACAAGTATTAGGTTCTAACAAAGAGATGAAGCAAGATGTACTAGAGCATTTCCAGGCTGGTACAAATTATGAAAGAATACAAGTACAGTTTTTAGATACGGCAAATAAAAATTTAAGTAATGAAGGCTGGTTTGCCAGAATTCGAAAGAAAGAATTTAGTAAAGATTTTGAGCTAACATATAAAAAAAGATACCCGATTCAAAACGGTGCAATTCAAGATGCACTAGAAGTAGCTAAAAAAGATGGATTTGACAGTAAAACTGATAATTATGAGGCAGAAATAGACTGGGGATTTGAGAAGAAAACGTTAAGTATTTCAAATAAGAAAAGTTACAGTGCTAAAGGATATGGAGTACTTGATCTACCAGACGAACAAGCTGCTCAAAACATGTTAATAGAAAAGTTACCAGGGAAAATGAACAAATGGCTGTATACGAATTGGGGAGAAGAGATGTTAAGGGATTCCCGTATTTACGGTCCTGTATTAATGAAAAGGTATACAGGGGAGTTTGAAAATAGTAAAACGAATATTGAAGTTTGGCCACTAAGTAATACAGGGAAAATAGAAGATGATTTCGTAATAGAAGTGTCGTTTAAAACAAATGAGGAAAGTATTGCAAAAGAACAAAGAGAATTATTAATGAAGAGTTTAGAACAAAAAGGATGGCTGTTACCGAAAGATAGTTTGAAGACAGAACTTATTTTTCAGTAAATAGTAAAAAGGAATCCATATGCCATGGATTCCTTTTTATATATGAGTATTACGCTAAATCAGCTGACACGAACATATCACTATTTTGAAGATTTTTAGAGCGTAAACTATAAGCAACTACTTTCTTTTTATGTTGCTTAACAACATCAACATGCTCTTCATGACTATAAATATAAAATGTAAAATCTTTTTTGCCACGTTTTGCATGAATAATTAAAGGAGTACCCTCATTATGTGGCGGTGCATAATAGCGATCTAAAAATAAACCTTCGTTAAAATCATGAATAATTTTGGATTTCTTTTCGCCTTCTACGTTATTTCCATTGATTGTAACAGTCGCATTCGCTTCTTCAAGCTGTGGATGTGTTTCGTACTTACTAATAATGGATTCAATAACAGAGTTGGGAAGGCTAGAAACGATAATTTTAAATGCTCCAAATACAACTAACATTACAATAAACCAAGTCGTCATACTATATCATCCCCTTTTTCCTATTAAATAATATAACTCATATGGTAATAGTACATAAGGTGAAGTTTTGTATAATTTGTGAAAAATATGCCATTTTTATGAACGAAATATTAGAAAAATCAATTTTGTTACAAAAAGTTGAAATCGAAGTATTTTAAAAGAAAAAGGTTTATAATAAAAATATAACTAATAACCACATTACTAATTACAAGGAAGTGTAACTATGAGTACTGTAGCAATCGTGTATGGTATTATTCTTTCCACAATTATCGTTTTATTTTTCGTTGGGGTTTCACGTTATATTCATAAATGGAAAGAAGGCGTTGCGAAATTAAATCATATTGAAGAAGAACTTAGTGATTTAATGTTACATCATGGTAAGTAAAAAGTTATTTTTAGCTAATCAATGTGAAGAATATCACAAAACATGCTCTCCTTATGAAGGCATGTTTTTTTGTTATATCAATGCTTAGGCACATTCATACATTTTTTCCATACGATACAGTGTGAAAGTCGAAATGTTCGGAGTGGAAAAGAGGGATAAAATGAGTAGTTCAGGTTATGTTCCAGATAATAAAAATTTAAAGAAAAGTTCAGGAACTCCAAATCTTTTCTTTGATTCGAGAAAAAATGTCTTTTTTAAAAGGGATGAGAAAAACGTTGCCTATGAAGTTACGTCAACGCAGTTACCGGCGATGATAGGAGGAGCGTTTGTTGATTTATTTATGACAAAAGGGCATATGCGGGAACCGCATTGGCATCCGAATGCGTGGGAGTTGGATGTTGTTGTATCAGGAGAAGCAGTTACATCCATTTTAAATCCTGAAACGAATCAATTGCAAAATTATCATGTAAAAGCGGGGCAAACTGTATTTATTCCAATGGGATGGTGGCATTGGATTACAGCGGTAACAGAAGAAGTACAATTACATTTGTTCTTCAATAATGATCAGTTTGAAACAGCAGAAGGGTCAGACATACTTAGATTAACACCACCAGAAGTATTTCAAGCTGCATATGGTGTAAGTGCAGAAAAATTAGGGAAGGAACTTTCGCCAATTAAGGAGTCAGTTGTAATTGGTCCTCCTAATTCAAATCGACTAAAAAGTGTTAAAGAAAGTGACGGCTCAAATATAGTTGTTACGTTAAATGGACAAATAACAGCATGTGAAATAGAGTAACTCTTTCTTTTTTAGGAAGAGTTACTCTATTTTGTATAAATTTGTAATTTGATTCGTTATAATGATTATATAGAAGCGGATTTATTAGAGGGGGCATATTGTGAACATATTAAAGATTATAGGAATTGTTGCAGGAGTGATTATAGTAGCCGTTATAGCTTTCTTTGTCATTATGAAGTACTATTTGTCAAAAGAAGATCCTGGTTATGTATTAAAGTACATAAAAGAACATAAAGATGATGAAACATGCTCATTATTTATTAAAAGAAATGGAGAAGTATTAACTTCTATAAATACAAATAAAAAATTACCATTAGCGAGTACGGCGAAAATCGTCATAGCAGTTGAATTTGCTAAGCAAGTGTCAGAAGGAAAAATAAGTCGAGATGAACAAATTTCATTGCACGAGTTAGAAAAATATTACGTTAAAAACACTGATGGTGGAGCGCATCCTGACTGGTTAGAAGATGCTAAAGCGAGAGAATTAGTGAAAAATGGACAGATCGCTTTAGAAGAAGTCGCTAAAGGGATGATTCATTATAGTTCTAATGCAAATACAACATATTTGTTAGATAAGCTTGGAATAGAAAGAGTAAATGAAAGTATAAAAGAGTTAGAGCTTACTAGTCATGACAAGTTCTCTTCGTATACTGCTTCATTATATATGAGAGGGTATGTAGAAAAAGAGCTTCATGAGCCAGAAAATCAATCGTTAGAAATGATACGTAACATGTCAAAGGATGAGTATAATAAACATGTGTTACAAATACATGAATGGATGAAAGATGAAGAAGAATGGAAAAAACGGGATATCCCATTAAAGGTAGATATGGAATTTCAGCGAATTTGGTCAGATCGATTAGTGGGTGCAAACGCCAAAGATTATATGAGTAT from Bacillus basilensis includes the following:
- a CDS encoding cupin domain-containing protein codes for the protein MSSSGYVPDNKNLKKSSGTPNLFFDSRKNVFFKRDEKNVAYEVTSTQLPAMIGGAFVDLFMTKGHMREPHWHPNAWELDVVVSGEAVTSILNPETNQLQNYHVKAGQTVFIPMGWWHWITAVTEEVQLHLFFNNDQFETAEGSDILRLTPPEVFQAAYGVSAEKLGKELSPIKESVVIGPPNSNRLKSVKESDGSNIVVTLNGQITACEIE
- a CDS encoding serine hydrolase, with the protein product MNILKIIGIVAGVIIVAVIAFFVIMKYYLSKEDPGYVLKYIKEHKDDETCSLFIKRNGEVLTSINTNKKLPLASTAKIVIAVEFAKQVSEGKISRDEQISLHELEKYYVKNTDGGAHPDWLEDAKARELVKNGQIALEEVAKGMIHYSSNANTTYLLDKLGIERVNESIKELELTSHDKFSSYTASLYMRGYVEKELHEPENQSLEMIRNMSKDEYNKHVLQIHEWMKDEEEWKKRDIPLKVDMEFQRIWSDRLVGANAKDYMSIMEKINSRNYFPKSMQEEIENIFKGTVKNSKFEYAGQKGGSTAFVLTKSLYTTDKKGNKVEVVIMFNDIEDQVAYQKLRNNVDYFIRDIITSEEFRNKL